GTGTTTTATTGAGGTATCTGGGAGATAAGTAATCCAGAGCATCTGAAACGACTACAAGGGAGAAAGATTTTGGCCTGTATGGAAGAGGAAATTTGATATCTGCCACACGCACACTGCCTCTACGGATAAGTGCTTTGCAATTACTATCGGCATCCTCTATATCATACGGTTCAATACCCCAAGCTTCAGTTTCCTCCTGCCTTAACAATTTGGAGACCACAAAACAACTATCAGGTCCAACATGCAAAACTTTATGCATGCTGTCTCCATATGCTTTCTGTAAAATAGGAATGGCTTGTTGGACCTCTCCACTGCACAAATAATCACCTGCATTTGGAATTTATGAATATTATTTTGACATACATAGATGGCAAGCTAATTACTGATAGATAAAGCTGGCCAATTGTGCCAATTCAAATGAACAAAATCTTGATGACACGGAACACTACATAGTCGTCACTTTTACAGGCATTAGGATGGAGGAAAAGGAAGGAAGGAGAACGTTGTTTGGATGTCTACAAATGAAGGATGAACATGTGATATCCAACCCGTatcatcattaaataaaatatacaaaatttaaagGTCCTCCATGTATGAGGATTTTGTCAAACTATGGGAAGGAAAGTTGCAATAATCTGTTACTcactttccttctttttcccCTTAGATTGTTCCCTCTCCCTTGCCACAAAACGTCCAAACTTACAAGATGCAATGCTATATTTATTGTTCAATTCAAAACAATGTACATGAGCTATTTATAAAGTGAAAAGGATGGCAGAAAATGAAATCCATCTAGTGAACAAGGTAACCAAGACCCACAGTGAGATAAGCATCTTAAGTTCTAACATGGCACCTTAATATAGATTATGATTTATTGAAGTACCATAATTCACAGTAACAACCAACCCCAAACTACAAAGTGTTCAATAACACTTCTTCATATAACTTAATAAAGTACTGTAGGCCAAAAATTGCACATAATGCAGCAAGCCGATGTTCAACTTCAGATTAACATCAAGGAGAAAGTAATCACAGGCAATTAATCTTTCATCGCTACTTAAGACTTCTTAAGAGTTGGAAATCCATCAAGGGAGTTACAAAACTTCCCTACTAGCATGACATAAAGGTGTTCCTTAACTGGGAAGTAGCTTTCCATGTAAACCATGACTCATAATCAATACTTTAAAAGTAAAGTAAAATGCAGCGGAATAATGAAATCAAATCAAGTTAAAAACCACAATACTATATTAAATGGTAAATAACTTGAAAGTGAAACAAATCATAACCAAGAggacaaggaaattaaaattgaaaattaccTTCAATCCTGCTAACAGAATCTAAGTGACCACCAGATCCACCTATAATATATTCATAACCAAAAATTAATAAGCTCTGTTGCTTGTCATatacagaaaacaaaaagttcatCACAGCAACAAAATGAGAACAATAACGGATAAAAACAAACCTGATCCCTTATGCATATAGACAATGAAAAACAGACCACCCtataaaaaatagcaaaaaatcaAAGCCAGAATCAGAACCTCACCAAACACACAGAGTACTGAAAAACTAAACTGAACACAAAGAAAATCTATCAAAGGCATCTCTGCAAATATATTATatcttataattataatattgtaATCTATATATCCAAATCTATCAGATGCAATCCTAATCAAGCATTGTCGGCATCAAAAGTAATTTAGCTACTTTAAGATTCAAACCGCATTTAGCTACTTTAATTTGTGGTGCACTATACTCTATCACTATACCAAATCTTAGCTGGTTTAGATAAACTCTCTATCAAAGTAAGCCGAAAATGTATAAATCCAACAATTGCAATGTGAAACttgaaaaagaataagaatgaatgaaagaaagaaagaaagtcaCCAAGACTACGAGGCCAATAGGCAAAATTGACGAGGACCTCGATTTCGAACTTGAGAACAATCCACCGCCACTGTCTCCGAACCTTCTCGAAGGATTCACCGGCCTCCGAGACATCTCTTCCCGATTCAGTTactcaccaccaccaccaccaccacaacaacaataataacaataatttattattcttcttagccttattattattattgttgttactaTATACTAGTATTAATCaatctgaaaaaaaaaggaacaagATTATAACATCAGCATTGAAAACAAGGCAACTAAAATCAAAGGAATGAAACTACGTGTTAGATGCGGTAGGAATCGAAGAAATGGATCCGTACAATGGGAATTGGGAGTGAAGAGTGCATAATTGTGAGAACGATGGAAGAGTTAGATCTGAATTATGCGCGTCTTGTTCTGTTCTGTTCTGTTGCTTGTTAAATTGCACAGACATGTTAAAGTGCATTACACGTAATaaagttataaaaaattatattataatttataaaaatattgttaaaacaaataaaagcaatattagttttttattaaaaggtaaaaattcagttatgtgaagttgataattgaaagtcgttagatgatttaattgatttgactaaattctcagctatcaacttcaagtgaagtcgactgcacttaAGTTTTCACCTTATTAAAATtgtgttttgaaaaatataaaagtgatggaaaatgctatttgtaaaacaaaattcaacttttggtcattatttaattatttttaattaaaacatatttctattttttagatacatatttataattaatattaatttaaatttcaaaaactaaaatttctcTATATTTAACACGATTTTTTTCCTTCTATTATTCTATCTCgttctccctttctttcttaAAGTGGcggtaatttctttttcaattataaccatctaaaattattaacttatacaggaaatatttttaaaacacatccaaaatcataagtgatacacaaaatatttctaaaacacatttaaaatcataaataaaaaatttaaaccctTGCAGGCTGTAATTGCAGATATAACAGTATTGACAATTTGTGGATTGTaattctttaagttgttcttctACCTAAACCATTCTCTAATGCAAATTAGGATGTTGTACATGGCATGCAAAATCAATGTAATCAAATAAACGAAACAGTTAATTATGAATCACTTTCTCttaaacacatccaaaatatCTGAGATTCACTTTCGACGCATAAAGATTAGCGACACTGGTGATGACTAACATGACGAGGAGTAAGACGAAGCGAGGCTACTGACTGAGTGGCCACCTCCTCATTATCGTTAGCTTGCCACCGTGATCTTGGTTAGCCGCTCTGATATTAATTTGTGTTGTGATTGCATAATGTATAATTGATTTGTTCATTCAATATTCAATTTTTCATAGATAAGtagtcttaaattttaatttatgaattgaaGTCCtgagatttttttataattttttttactttcataACTTATTGAGATGATGGTTATACTGCAATTTGTGGTATTGAAATCATCACTGCTTGCATTTATCTAGCTGTAGAAATATGTGAATTGAATTACTTTTGCATTGTTTGTGTATTCTATGAATTGAATCTGCGAGATCATCCCTGCTTGCACTCAGGAGTGGAACTAGATGAAATGTTAGAcgaatgtaaaaaatatttatacaataaaataagactaaaataaaattttaaagggattaaactaaaatttacatataatctatatataaaaaattaaaattaggggaGGCCATTGACCCCCTTTTCTTGTATCTGATTCCGTCCCTGCTTTCACTACATTTTGTAAAATTCCAAAAAGACTACGTTTTGTAGTCACGTAGATTTGAAgactgaaaaattatttttttaggctAGAAAATTGTTTATTTAGGTATATATACTACTAAATAGTAATGAAGTAGCCTTCTCTGTAATCTATTTTGGGTTAGCTTTGTTTTGGTTTATGATTGGTTTATGGAAGGGTtttgatttaaagaaaaagaaaaaagaagtagtataagtatttttttattatcaaaatttttcaacttttgtATACTAGATTAAAGAGACAATAGTTTAATTAATAGTACATTTCTTGCAAGGTTTATTGAAAGGATTTAATAATGTTTTGAAAGGATAAGATAGCAGAAAGTGAAATCTACCTATAATATTGGATCACACTGTTGGACTTCtaaaataatagtattatataataattattatttgcttaATGTCTAATGTTATCTCCATCTGTTGTATTAAACTTTTTTGCAGTTccttaaaaaaaacttatttgtcTAAACTTATATCTTTTGTTTTAGAATTGTGTTTAGTTCGTTTGTATATAATGTATCTTAACttacataaatttaatatatgtatataagaaTATGTTATGTTATAATTGTTTGTgagattttgttttattaaatatGTTGGATGTTAGAAGTTGTCGTTGCTAATAAGTAAcgtttgaaattttatattttgaattgtaAGTATGAAGTTATGATTAGATAGAAGctaatattattttgtttgaaaatttaGGACTAAAAGCCTAAAATGGATTTGACGTGGACACCATCAATTCCTAATTTGATGAGCACTAACAAGATAAACATGCTGCTGAATTATTTTAATGACATTGTgcacaaaatttgaatttttatgagtTGCATTATGTCTCTATAAAGAGACAGAGTTCAaagtaaaaaattctaaaacccAACTCCTTTGTCTTTGTGCCTTTAACTTTAGAGATTAGAACCACTTCAAAAGAAGTTCCACCGTTCAGATCACTATAGTAATTCTATTTACTTAAAGAGCCTAATTGATCTTGGCTTGGCTACTTATTTGACATAGTTTGGTAGAATGACAAATGAGAATGAAGTGCTTATTCTCTTTGGTGACATGCCACACACAGATGTGTATTTGTTCAATCTTTTGTTGTATTTACTAGAACGTGTTAATCTTATTTGTTATTATGTAGAAgtttaaaattgaattgatattatacttttttttgtttatctatataaataatggattttttatttattatcctatctttctttttaaatattataatcatGTATGAACAAAATAATTTAGCTGTGAtggttttaatatattaaaactgTTCAGTTACTCACGGTTAAACTAAGGCTACAATTCATTTAATAATGTTGATAATgaacataataaaaaagtacTATATTCACTTATTAAGGAACTTAGACACAGTTTCTCTCTTGCTCCAAACTGTGTATACTTCAACTTTAACCCTTTTAAACCGAGAGGCTTCAACTTGTAATGGCACTCTGTTTTGCTTGGATTCTTTCCAATTGACACTGTGGAAGTGTGGAGTGTAGCGACTTGTAGCGGCACTCTGCTTTGCTTGAATTCTTTCTAAGTGACACTGTGGAATATAGCGACGCACATTACATTATTAGTCCACTAATTAAACAACGCTAATTTGTTGGTGAGAGATAAAAACTTTTATACGACTAAAAATGATttatacattattttttatgccTTTTTAGACTCTTACAAGGTCCCAAGAATTAATCATCAAATAGGACGGTTGAGTTCATATCAAATAGAGTGGTTAAAAAATACGGCCAAAACAGAATGCTCCCATAACATTTAAGATGTATTTGTAAATATGGCCTTTATGCTCTCTTCTACTCTACATTTCAAAGACTGAAAAAGGTTCTTCAAAGGCTTGGCAGCTTTGACAGCTTGATTATTCATACTAATAATGCATCATGATTTCTTCATCTACTAAACTTCTGATCTTCAACCCGCTTGTATATCTCATTAGCTCGatcctttaaataaaaaaccaaaTGCAACATAAGaggattaaaatatttattaacatCAGTAGTACTCAATTTCAAACAATCAGTAGTACAGAGGTAATTTTCCCTCTTGGTACTCATTGCTGCTCGGCTAACATCAGTAGTACAGAGGTAATTTTCatagtttcttgccaaatttgtaACTTGATTAAGCACGCTATCAGAGTTGGTTGAAAATGAGATCATTCCTGTTTTTTCCAAGCTTGGTTGCAGGTAGTTATGAAAAGAATGGGCCATCTGGTCTCACTTCATGGAGGTCTGATTGAAAGAATCGGTTCTGCAAATTCCTAGTTACCAGGCTTTTTCAGGTTCTGTTGATAAAAAGGGCAATCACGCAGAACATGGAGCAAGGTTTCAGCATTATTTGGACATCGAGGGCAATCGACCACCTCTGTAAGCCTTTTTCTGAATCTATTTTCATTTGTTAGTAGAGAATTTTGGGCTAGCAATCAGGTAAAGGCTCTCAGCCTCTTTGGAAAGTGTAATTTCCAAATtttgtttgaaagaaaaatttgtgCTAGAGTTAGGATGAACCACTTCCTGTGTGATAATAATGTTATCCGCACTAGTTCTTCCGGAATAAAGCTTGATTGAGTGTCCGAGATCAGCTTATTCATAAGAGGTTTCAAACTTGTGGCTAGCAGCTTAGTGACAATCTTATAGCAAACGTTACATAAACTTATAGGTCTAAAGTGCGCAAAGTTTTCTGGGGTTTCAATCTTAGAAATAAGAGAAATGAGAGTCTGATTGACACTGCTAATACTCTAAGGATCCCTGAAGACATCTTTAACCCACTTACAAACTGAAGGGTCGACCGTGTCCCACGAGTGCTGAAAAAACTTCGGAGAAAGCCCATCAACACCGGGGGCTTTGACTTCTTCATCTATAGGGTCCTTAGATAACTGATTCTATTCCTATTCTAATAACGATGGAAAAATCCTGAAATAGGAAAGGGAAGAGGAGAGGTAACGTTAGGACTAGAAAATAAGTTTTCGAAGAACTCCACCCCTAAGGCCTTAAGCACTTATGGGTTGTCAGTCCAGGTTTTATTATCAATTTTGAGGGACGTGATTGTGTTTTTTCTCCTTCTGCCATTGGCTTTAAGATGAAAATAACTAGAATTTTTGTCACCGAAGTTGATAATATTACATTTAGACATATGAAACCAATAAGTTTCTTCTTGAACCAAAATATTATCATACTCCCTCCAGAGCTCCTTTTGGAGCTTATCAAGGAACAGATTATTTTGAAAGGAGAGACTTTTGTTAATGCCCTCTAACCGGGCTAAAatgccattttttttttctaaaagtaTTTCAAAAAATCTCTTTATTCCAAATTTTTGCTTTAGTTATAAAAGAAGAGATGTTTTTGGTTAAGGAGTCCTGAGCATTCCAAGCTTCATTCACAAGGTTAGGATAATCTTCATGCAGAAGCCAGGaagcaataaaacaaaaatgcttATTAATATTTTCCGGTTCCGCAAGCTGAAGGTGAATCAATATAGGAAGATTGTTAGATTTTAGCTTTGGCAAATGTTTAATTCCTATAGCTTGATAGGTTTAACTCCATCTAAGATTGCCAAGAACTCTGTCAAGTCTCCTTTTAACATGACCCGCTGCCAGGTGAAAGGAGGACCTGAAAAATTAATCTCATTGATATCACAGTTAGTAGTACATTCAATAAACCTATTAGTATCCAAGGATATATTAGAGCTATCCCTTGAGTCATTAATAGATTTGAtggaattaaaaatttaaaatctccaCCAAGACACCATGGACCGTGTATAGAGACTACAATCTCTTCTAGTTTTAACCAAAGATCTTTTCTATTGGTAACGTTCGGGCTTTCATAAACAGCAGTGAGGAATCAAGGATCCTCATTGTTCCAAGAAACTTTAAAATGGATAAATTCATTGTGTATCTTCAGAACATTAACATCCCAAATATCCTTATTTCAAAGGCACCAGATGCCTCCTGAGAACCTCTCTGCCTCATTGATGCTCCAAGTATCAAAActtattcttttaataatgttttCTACCTTAGAATCTGAGACCTgggtttcaaataaacaaataaaagaagcaTGATATATGAAGCTTAAATCTTTAATAATAGTAGAAAGCCTTTGGCTATGGCATTTAAgattccaaaataaaatatttctattaatcatcataagataataaaatatttctattaCTAAAACTCTCTCTCAATCTGATTATAAAATCGCTAACGAAAGGCAGTtacatattaattattatttttagtcaaaaataattaatttaaaaaatgttcatataaaaatattaaattaaatatttctatatatatatgaattatgtaggatattatataaaatacaatatatactataaaaaaacataaatgatACCCTTATTTTAACTTCTAATTGGTAATTTCTAAACACTAGCTAAGCTCTAGCTGTACTCAAAGGCTCTAGACCAACCCCAAACTGATGGGAATATTCTATACCATCTGTCCATTGGTACGTCCCATACAGAGTAATAGGTTCTATCCTTTAACCGCAGAACAACAACTTTATCCGGTAGGTGTATCAATaagggcttgtttgggtgagcttctaagaaaagatcttttttcgagttatctttttttaaaagatcttatagagaagtaaaagtaattttatgtttggatatctcatgtaaaaaggtcttttatctatcaattatgtttgggtataacaatataaaagtacctttttgtttatttattacatgaaaaacatcttttttttaaggaaaaaagatcttttaaaaaaagatgtaaattacagcttctcaaaaaagatctttttttgattttactagtacttttacttttactactagaaatttgccaaacacgttaaaaaataaaaaaagatctttttttaacaaaataatggcgcCCAAACATGCACTAAATTCATGTTTCTCATTATCTTCAATGAGATGTATTATACTGTAAATGTATCTGTACCTTACAGAAAATAAGTTGTAGCTTCTATAAGTATAAGGGCTTTCAATTATATCAAAAGCagtttgaaaaattaaagattgaaGATCAATGCTGTACATGTGAACCCACCTTAGTGAAGAATAATCTTCCTTCAACCGAAAGACGCATACAGAGAACTCATTAGATTCAAATCCAGTCAAATTCATATAACCGCATGCAGGCGTGAGAACGTATTCATAATGACAAGGTTCCGGCGGCAACGGAGGCATGTCATTCTTCATGCACTCTTCCTTCGGATCAAAACGCACCGTTTTGCTTCGGATCCAATAAATTGAGTCCTTGAAATAGGTCGCCCTATGGAAATCAACGGAGAAGGTAGGCGGGAAGGAACACCCGCGCTTCCACACACCGGATTTCGAAGAGTAAATCATGGTTTCGAAGTATTCATTATTCTTTGAATTTACGCCATCAAAAATGCAGATAATCTTATAACCAAGAAAACGCATGGGATCAAAAGCTAGAGAGTAATGCAAATTTAATGAATCAAACCATGAAAATCAAGAGGGTAAGGTTTTCTTGTCTTCGGTGGTAGGGTTATAGATAAAAGCGGCGTCTTTCGATTCGAGTAGCATCAAACCGTTGCAAGATTGTATTATCAGTGAAGAACGTAgattggggtttttggggaagaatgatgaaaaagatgaGCGGTAGGTTTTCTTGTCTAAGTTGAAGAATTTCACTTCctgatatgattcagacattcaGTGTCAGGGGCGAGATCTAAGAACAAACCGAAAACTCTTTGTTTTACTGTGGCGTGGCAGCGGTTGAAAAAAGGATCAGAGATGAGAGAGAGCCACCGCTTGGAGACACATTTAAAGGTTATGATATCTCTGAGAGGCACACGAATAAGAATTTGAGTGAGTAAGTAATCGTTTCCTTCAATTGTTTCCGGTAAAGAAGAGATTAATTCTTTGTTGTCACTCATAGTTGTTCTTCTGTTTCCGGTATAAAAGAGATTAATTCTTTGTTGTCACTCATGGTTGTTCTTCACTTTGCTTTCAATCTTTCACGAGTATGTTACTGTCTATATATATCTCACTTTCAATTTGGATAGGGAGCTAAGCAAAATAACTTTTGAATTTGAGAAAAGATAGAGAAGAACGTTTTTTTTTAAcaacgtaaaataaaaaaagaaaaattcattttgattttaaaaattaaattttgaattaatgagatattattagggtataattagaatcaattcatgtcaattagtattatttatatGGGTTTCACtagacaataaaaaatttgaacaaCATAAACAATGAGCTGATTTGTAGGTTACaaaggattaaaaaaaaaaaccacccGAGATcaagttaaaaaaatttcttttaactcTACTATTGGAAATTTTAACTATCCTCTTCCcttttaattctaattaaacTTCCTTCTAATCCCTCGACTGTTGTATGAAGAACAAACATTTCATTTACATGAAGAATAAACAtttcatttatattaaaaataaatatctcattTACATGAAAAATAAACATCCACATGCCTATCAAGGAACAGATTATTTTAAAAGGAAAGACTTTTGTTAATACCCTCTAACCGGGCTAAAAtgccttttttttattctaaaagcATTTCAAAAAATCTCTTTATTCCAAATTTTTGCTTTAGTTATAAAAGAAGAGATGTTTTCGGTTAAGGAGTCCTGAGCATTCCAAGCTTCATTCACATGTTCAGGATAATCTTCATGCAGAAGCCAGGGAGCAATAAAACGAAAAGGCTTATTAATATTATCCTGTTCCGCAAGCTGAAGGTCAATCAATATAGGAAGATGGTTAGATTTTAGCTTTGGCAAATGTTTAATTCCTATAGCTTGATAGGTTTAACTCCATCTAAGATTGCTAAGAACTCTGTCAAGTCTCCTTTTAACATGACCCCGCTGCCAGGTGAAAGGAGGACCtgaaaaaataatctaattgaTATCACAGTTAGTAGTACATTCAATAAACCTATTAGCATCCAAGGATAAATTAGAGCTATCCCTTGAGTCATTAATAGATTTGATGGATTTAAAATCTCCACCAAGACACCATGGACCGTCTATAGAGACTGCAATCTCTTCTAGTTTTAACCAAAGATCTTTTCTGTTGGTAACGTTCGGGCTCTCATAAACAGCAGTGAGGAACCTAGGATCCTCATTGTTCCAAGAAACTTTAAAATGGATAAATTCATTGTGTATCTTCGGAACATGAACATCCAAATATCCTTATTCCAAAGGCACCATATGCCTCCTGAGAACCTCTCTGCCTCATTGATGCTCCAAGTATCAAAActattcttttaataatgttttCTGCCTTAGAATCTGAGACATgggtttcaaataaacaaataaaagaagcaTGATATATGAAGCTTAAATCTTTAATAACCACCTTTGAACAAGATGCATCCCCATGGGAACTCATCATGTCACTAAAGGTAAGATTCTTATCCTCACCTGCTGGTGTCACATAACCTCCCTCTTTGTACACCTTATATTGATCATTCAGCATATAGCTAAAACTTCTCTGTTTACCCCTGCTTTTATTAAGAACCTATTCTGCTGCTGTTTTTGTTTCATGAGAGTTAGGGTTACCTAGAGTTGCttgttgttttcctttttgaTTAACTGGAACATTCCTCTTGGTTTGATTAGTGGAGATAGCGCCTTTTTTATTTGAGACAGAGCTTTGCAATTTGGTTTTTTGCATGGAGGAGTGCTATGGGGCAGCAGAAATTGTGATATATAGCCATCAATTAGGCATCATAAATGTGTTTAACGGTGGAAGATTACATCCAATGGTGCAGGATTACTTATTTTACTTTTGATGGTTAAATGCTGgccaaattttaacaaaattgcTGTTCCCCTAGACTTTCTCAAATAGTTACTATTCATAATCCCAAACCTAACAATCTAACATGCAAAAGAGAAATTCTAGAGGGATAgcaattttgttaaaatttggcCTATTTTTTGCCCTTGACTTTTAGGGatttccttgcctttgttggcTTGATTATTTCCTTTTTAGTTTTCTTATTCTATTGCTTTCCTCTTCTAAAAACTCTTTTAACGACCATCCAAGTTCCAAAAGGAGAAATCTGTTGTGACTCCATGATCT
This portion of the Arachis duranensis cultivar V14167 chromosome 6, aradu.V14167.gnm2.J7QH, whole genome shotgun sequence genome encodes:
- the LOC107495863 gene encoding probable pectin methylesterase CGR2 (The sequence of the model RefSeq protein was modified relative to this genomic sequence to represent the inferred CDS: added 36 bases not found in genome assembly), whose product is MSRRPVNPSRRFGDSGGGLFSSSKSRSSSILPIGLVVLGGLFFIVYMHKGSGGSGGHLDSVSRIEGDYLCSGEVQQAIPILQKAYGDSMHKVLHVGPDSCFVVSKLLRQEETEAWGIEPYDIEDADSNCKALIRRGSVRVADIKFPLPYRPKSFSLVVVSDALDYLSPRYLNKTLPDLARVSADGIAIFTGFPTQQKAKVADVSKFGRAAKMRSSSWWTKFFAQINLEENESASKKFEQASTKGSYEPKCQIFHLKSLP